The following are from one region of the Bacillus thuringiensis genome:
- the vanR-A gene encoding vancomycin resistance response regulator transcription factor VanR-A: MSDKVLIVEDEREIADLVELYLKNENYTVFKYYTAKEALECIDKNALDLAILDIMLPDASGLTICQKIRDKHTYPIIMLTAKDTEVDKITGLTIGADDYITKPFRPLELIARVKAQLRRYKKYNGVTAQNENVIVHAGLVINISTHECSLNEKPLSLTPTEFSILRILCENKGNVVSSEQLFHEIWGDEYFSKSNNTITVHIRHLREKMNDMADNPKYIKTVWGIGYKIEK, translated from the coding sequence ATGAGTGATAAAGTACTTATTGTGGAAGATGAACGCGAAATTGCCGATTTGGTTGAGCTATACTTGAAAAACGAGAATTATACGGTTTTCAAATACTATACCGCCAAAGAAGCGTTGGAATGTATAGACAAGAATGCGCTTGACCTTGCTATATTGGATATCATGCTTCCCGACGCAAGTGGTCTCACTATCTGTCAAAAAATAAGGGACAAGCACACTTATCCTATTATCATGTTGACGGCGAAAGATACGGAAGTAGATAAAATTACAGGGCTAACAATTGGCGCGGACGATTATATTACAAAGCCCTTTCGCCCACTAGAGTTAATTGCGCGAGTTAAGGCACAGTTACGCCGATATAAAAAATACAATGGAGTAACGGCACAGAACGAGAATGTTATCGTCCACGCTGGTCTTGTCATTAATATAAGCACGCATGAGTGTTCTTTGAACGAGAAGCCGTTATCTCTCACTCCCACCGAGTTTTCAATCCTGCGTATCCTCTGTGAAAACAAGGGAAATGTGGTTAGCTCTGAGCAGTTGTTTCATGAGATATGGGGTGACGAATATTTCAGCAAGAGTAATAACACTATCACCGTGCATATCCGACATCTGCGAGAAAAGATGAACGACATGGCTGATAATCCGAAGTATATAAAAACGGTATGGGGGATTGGCTATAAAATTGAAAAATAA
- a CDS encoding caspase family protein — translation MPKGFSLHIGLNSVDPQHYSGWSGDLVACESDAEDMGLIAKSLRYDNTSTLLTTNATIDNFVNEVKKAASSLESGDIFFLSYSGHGGRVPDQQNDEADGFDETWCLYDGQFLDDEIHALWHLFKEDVRIVVLSDSCHSGSITKAQHYALYNFSNIDPVKHVAYRYMPLGIRTKTFEKNRSIYHERKAQVNERNDNELKCSVKLISGCQDNQLSADGAFNGLFTATLLSVWRSGAFEGNYQKFHRKILEAMPPDQSPNLLDIGKSNPTFDNQKPFVI, via the coding sequence GTGCCTAAAGGATTCTCGTTACATATTGGATTAAATTCAGTTGATCCACAACATTATTCAGGATGGAGTGGAGACTTAGTTGCCTGTGAATCAGATGCTGAAGATATGGGGTTAATTGCAAAATCATTACGTTATGATAATACCTCTACGCTCTTAACAACCAATGCTACAATAGATAATTTTGTTAATGAAGTTAAAAAAGCAGCATCATCTTTAGAAAGTGGAGATATTTTTTTCCTTTCTTATTCTGGACACGGTGGGCGTGTTCCTGATCAACAAAATGATGAAGCCGACGGTTTTGACGAAACTTGGTGTTTATATGATGGTCAATTCCTAGACGATGAAATTCACGCACTTTGGCATCTTTTTAAGGAAGATGTAAGAATTGTTGTCTTATCAGATTCTTGTCATAGTGGATCAATAACTAAAGCTCAACATTACGCTTTATATAATTTCTCCAATATTGATCCAGTAAAACATGTAGCCTATCGATATATGCCGCTTGGTATTAGAACTAAAACCTTTGAAAAAAATAGAAGTATTTATCATGAAAGAAAGGCTCAAGTTAATGAAAGAAATGACAATGAATTAAAGTGCTCGGTTAAATTAATATCTGGTTGCCAAGACAATCAGCTTTCAGCAGATGGAGCTTTTAATGGATTATTCACTGCAACTTTATTATCAGTATGGAGAAGTGGGGCATTTGAAGGGAACTACCAAAAATTCCACAGAAAAATTTTAGAAGCCATGCCGCCAGATCAATCTCCAAACCTTCTTGATATTGGAAAGAGTAATCCAACTTTTGATAATCAAAAACCTTTTGTCATTTAA
- the vanS gene encoding vancomycin resistance histidine kinase VanS: protein MAIKLKNKNKSKKIDYSKLKRKLYQYILTIVMAAVVFVLFLRLFIQGTLGEWIVRFLENSYHLERWDAMIIYQYTIRNNIEIFIYVAVAISILILCRVMLLKFVKYFEEINTGIDILIQNEDKQIELSEEMEFMEQKLNTLKRTLEKREHDAKLAEQRKNEVVMYLAHDIKTPLTSVIGYLILLDEAPDMPREQKAKYVHITLDKAYRLEQLIDEFFEITRYNLQTITLTKKHIDLYYMLVQMTDEFYPQLAAKGKQVVLHASEDLTVFGDPDKLARVFNNILKNAAAYSKDESVIDITASLSEDVVSIVFENAGNIPKDKLATIFEKFYRLDDARSSDTGGAGLGLAIAKEIIVQHGGQIYAESNDNSTTFTVELPVFQDSVDKGDS from the coding sequence TTGGCTATAAAATTGAAAAATAAAAATAAGAGTAAAAAAATCGATTATTCAAAATTAAAACGAAAACTCTACCAATATATCCTTACGATTGTCATGGCAGCAGTTGTATTTGTGCTGTTTTTGCGTCTATTTATCCAAGGAACACTTGGGGAGTGGATCGTACGTTTTTTGGAAAACAGTTATCATTTAGAGCGTTGGGACGCAATGATAATATATCAGTATACTATACGGAACAATATAGAAATTTTTATTTATGTGGCGGTTGCTATTAGTATTCTTATTCTATGCCGAGTTATGCTTTTAAAATTTGTAAAATACTTTGAAGAGATAAATACCGGTATTGATATACTTATTCAGAACGAAGATAAACAAATTGAGCTTTCTGAGGAAATGGAGTTCATGGAACAGAAGCTCAATACATTAAAGCGGACTCTTGAAAAGCGAGAGCATGATGCAAAGCTGGCTGAACAAAGAAAAAATGAAGTTGTTATGTACTTGGCACACGATATTAAAACGCCTCTTACATCAGTTATCGGTTATCTAATCCTGCTTGACGAGGCACCAGACATGCCGAGAGAGCAAAAGGCAAAATATGTGCATATCACGTTAGACAAAGCGTATCGTCTGGAACAGCTAATCGACGAGTTTTTTGAGATTACGCGATATAACCTTCAAACGATTACGCTCACGAAAAAGCACATAGACCTATACTATATGCTGGTGCAAATGACTGATGAATTTTATCCCCAGCTTGCCGCGAAGGGCAAACAGGTGGTACTCCATGCTTCTGAAGATTTGACCGTATTTGGTGACCCTGATAAGCTAGCGAGGGTCTTTAACAATATTTTGAAAAACGCCGCTGCATACAGCAAGGACGAAAGCGTTATTGACATTACTGCGAGCCTATCCGAAGATGTGGTATCCATCGTTTTCGAGAACGCCGGAAACATCCCGAAAGATAAACTCGCTACCATATTTGAAAAGTTTTACAGATTGGATGATGCCCGTTCTTCTGATACGGGCGGCGCGGGACTTGGATTGGCGATTGCAAAAGAAATCATTGTTCAGCATGGCGGGCAGATTTACGCGGAAAGTAATGATAACTCTACGACTTTCACGGTAGAACTTCCAGTCTTCCAAGACTCGGTTGATAAAGGGGATTCTTAG
- a CDS encoding M12 family metallopeptidase: MKAKSNDLCETNLNSEEIRTGFIHLPSPREVKYSVVDGLAIFEGDIVLGTVAEMETRSKTKGVGITGDQFRWPNGVIPFNIDSSLPNQQRVTDAISHWENRTFIRFVRRTTETNYVTFRPSDSCSSRIGMQGGEQFINLGNDCSTGNVIHEIGHTVGLFHEQSREDRNNFVRINWANIETGKEGNFNQEIPVSDDYGPYDYGSIMHYGTHFFSKNNLPTIEPLTPGVTIGQRNGLSDGDVATVNMMYGRMTESQIATVSRFTDHLDVF, translated from the coding sequence GTGAAAGCAAAGAGTAATGATTTATGTGAAACCAATCTAAATAGTGAAGAAATACGGACAGGGTTTATCCATTTACCATCCCCCAGAGAAGTAAAATACTCGGTCGTTGACGGTCTTGCCATCTTTGAAGGTGATATTGTTCTTGGAACTGTCGCAGAAATGGAAACCCGGTCTAAAACCAAGGGGGTCGGCATCACAGGTGACCAATTCCGCTGGCCAAACGGAGTTATACCTTTTAATATTGATTCAAGTCTTCCCAATCAGCAACGTGTAACTGATGCTATTTCTCATTGGGAAAATCGAACTTTCATAAGATTTGTGCGACGAACCACGGAAACCAACTATGTTACCTTCAGACCAAGCGACAGTTGTTCATCTCGCATAGGGATGCAAGGAGGGGAACAATTCATAAACCTTGGCAACGATTGCAGTACAGGAAATGTTATTCATGAAATTGGCCATACAGTGGGCTTGTTCCACGAACAAAGTCGAGAGGACCGAAATAACTTCGTTAGAATTAACTGGGCTAACATAGAGACTGGAAAGGAGGGTAACTTTAATCAAGAAATACCAGTATCCGATGACTATGGCCCATATGACTATGGTTCAATAATGCATTATGGTACACATTTCTTTTCAAAAAACAACTTACCAACAATCGAGCCTTTAACACCTGGGGTTACCATTGGGCAGAGAAATGGGCTTAGTGATGGTGACGTGGCTACTGTTAACATGATGTATGGCCGGATGACAGAGTCTCAAATAGCAACTGTGTCCCGATTTACTGATCACCTCGATGTATTTTAG